A genomic stretch from Flavobacterium humidisoli includes:
- a CDS encoding 3-hydroxyacyl-CoA dehydrogenase family protein, which translates to MKTIAVIGAGTMGNGIAHTFAQSGFTVKLIDVSEKSLDKGMATIAANLDRMLSKGTITQEDVAKTITNIITYTDIKDGVVGVDLVVEAATENVELKLNIFKQLNEYCSHNTILATNTSSISITQIGAVVAHPERVIGMHFMNPVPIMKLVEIIRGYNTSDEVTKIIMTLSEKLGKVPVEVNDYPGFVANRILMPMLNEAIETLYNKVAGVYEIDTVMKLGMGHPMGPLQLADFIGLDVCLAILNVMYDGFKNPKYAPCPLLVNMVRAGKLGVKSGEGFYDYSESKKAEKISKQFL; encoded by the coding sequence ATGAAAACAATAGCTGTAATTGGAGCAGGAACAATGGGTAATGGAATTGCGCATACTTTTGCGCAAAGCGGATTTACGGTAAAATTAATCGACGTTTCTGAAAAATCATTAGATAAAGGAATGGCAACCATTGCGGCAAACTTAGACCGTATGCTGTCTAAAGGAACGATTACTCAGGAAGACGTTGCCAAAACAATTACCAATATTATCACGTATACAGACATAAAAGACGGTGTTGTGGGTGTTGATTTGGTAGTCGAAGCAGCAACTGAAAATGTGGAGTTGAAACTAAACATCTTCAAACAATTAAACGAATACTGCTCGCATAATACTATTTTAGCAACTAATACTTCTTCTATTTCAATTACACAAATTGGAGCTGTTGTAGCACATCCTGAGCGTGTTATCGGAATGCACTTTATGAATCCGGTGCCGATTATGAAATTAGTCGAAATCATTCGCGGATACAATACAAGCGATGAAGTAACTAAAATCATCATGACTTTATCTGAAAAATTAGGTAAAGTTCCTGTTGAAGTAAACGACTATCCAGGTTTCGTAGCAAATAGAATTTTAATGCCAATGCTAAATGAGGCAATAGAAACGTTATATAACAAAGTTGCGGGAGTTTACGAAATTGACACCGTAATGAAATTAGGAATGGGACACCCAATGGGACCGCTTCAATTAGCTGATTTTATTGGGCTTGACGTTTGTCTAGCAATCTTAAATGTAATGTACGACGGATTCAAAAACCCAAAATATGCTCCTTGCCCACTTTTAGTAAATATGGTTAGAGCAGGAAAATTAGGCGTTAAATCTGGAGAAGGTTTTTACGATTACAGCGAAAGTAAAAAAGCAGAGAAAATCTCGAAGCAGTTCTTATAA
- a CDS encoding Gfo/Idh/MocA family protein gives MLKVGVLGAGHLGKIHLRLLQQSDKYELVGFYDENQENAERISKEFGYKNFSTIAKLIHAVDVIDIVTPTLSHYKCAKVAIKSGKHIFIEKPIANTVEEAEEIIALAKEYNVKGQVGHVERFNPAFIATKNMIENPMFIETHRLAEFNPRGTDVPVVLDLMIHDIDAILSVVNSKVKDIHASGVSVISDTPDIANARIEFENGCVANLTASRISLKNMRKSRFFQKDAYISVDFLEKKCEVVRMKDAPEVPGDFDMILQNAEGVKKQIYFTNPDVEQNNAILDELESFAHAINTDTTPVVTLEQATDALRVAYQIIDCFNK, from the coding sequence ATGTTAAAAGTAGGAGTTTTAGGTGCTGGTCATCTTGGTAAAATACATTTACGCTTATTACAACAATCTGACAAATACGAATTAGTTGGATTTTACGACGAAAATCAAGAAAATGCCGAAAGAATCTCTAAAGAGTTTGGCTATAAAAACTTCAGCACAATTGCAAAACTAATTCACGCTGTCGACGTGATTGATATTGTAACTCCAACACTTTCACACTATAAATGTGCAAAAGTTGCCATCAAATCAGGAAAACATATCTTTATTGAAAAACCAATTGCCAACACTGTAGAAGAAGCCGAAGAAATTATCGCTTTAGCTAAAGAATACAATGTAAAAGGGCAAGTTGGTCACGTAGAGCGTTTTAATCCTGCTTTTATCGCTACAAAAAACATGATCGAAAATCCAATGTTTATAGAAACACATCGTTTGGCTGAATTTAATCCGCGTGGTACAGACGTTCCTGTGGTTTTAGATTTAATGATTCATGATATCGATGCAATTTTAAGTGTAGTAAATTCAAAAGTAAAAGATATTCACGCCAGTGGTGTATCTGTAATTAGCGATACTCCCGATATTGCCAATGCCAGAATCGAATTCGAAAATGGTTGTGTGGCAAACTTAACAGCAAGCAGAATTTCATTAAAAAACATGCGTAAATCACGTTTCTTCCAAAAAGATGCTTACATTTCGGTTGACTTCTTAGAAAAGAAATGCGAAGTAGTACGTATGAAAGATGCCCCAGAAGTTCCTGGAGATTTTGACATGATTCTTCAAAACGCTGAAGGTGTAAAAAAACAAATCTATTTCACCAATCCAGATGTGGAGCAAAACAACGCTATTCTGGACGAATTAGAGTCTTTTGCACATGCAATCAATACAGATACCACGCCAGTTGTTACATTAGAACAAGCTACAGATGCGTTGCGCGTGGCTTATCAAATTATTGATTGTTTCAATAAATAA
- a CDS encoding protein-L-isoaspartate(D-aspartate) O-methyltransferase — protein MKDTAKHQGLRNQLVTTLEQKGITDRAVLDAIKKIPRHLFLNSSFEDFAYQDKAFPIGAGQTISQPYTVAFQSQLLEVKKDHKILEIGTGSGYQTAVLFMLGAKVYTIERQNELFKTTSNLFPKLNIRPKHVTFGDGYKGLPNFAPFDSIIVTAGAPFIPQPLMAQLKIGGRLVIPLGEDVQIMTLLIRKNETQFEKHEFGEFRFVPLLEDKN, from the coding sequence TTGAAAGACACTGCCAAACATCAAGGACTTCGTAATCAATTAGTAACCACTTTAGAGCAAAAAGGAATTACTGATAGAGCGGTTTTGGATGCCATTAAAAAAATCCCAAGACACCTTTTTTTAAATTCAAGTTTTGAAGATTTCGCTTATCAAGACAAAGCATTTCCTATTGGGGCAGGACAAACTATTTCTCAACCTTATACGGTGGCCTTTCAGTCGCAATTGCTTGAAGTTAAGAAAGATCATAAGATTTTAGAAATCGGAACCGGTTCGGGTTATCAGACCGCAGTTTTGTTTATGCTTGGAGCAAAAGTGTATACAATTGAAAGACAAAATGAGCTATTTAAAACAACGTCTAATTTATTTCCAAAATTAAACATTCGCCCTAAACATGTTACTTTTGGAGATGGTTATAAAGGATTGCCAAATTTTGCTCCGTTTGACAGTATTATAGTTACAGCAGGTGCGCCTTTTATTCCGCAGCCTTTAATGGCTCAGTTGAAAATAGGAGGAAGGCTTGTTATTCCATTAGGAGAAGATGTTCAGATTATGACTTTATTAATTAGAAAGAATGAAACTCAATTTGAAAAACATGAGTTTGGAGAGTTTAGATTTGTTCCTTTATTAGAAGATAAAAATTAA
- a CDS encoding helix-turn-helix domain-containing protein: MKSLLKNAREQKGLKTRELAQLADIDQALISKFESGTRKPTKDQVTKLSQLLEIDYETLMVAWLKEKILYEIGNEEFALKALILAEQEIQNNKKEINSALLSSIQNILDEIEILKNKIHSFNHFEYRQISKTLEIEFIFKSIHLNRNPLTLEETKLVLNEGLTISGKSMQNHIEAINFQEATLYIKDLTQKKIALNEKDFLLLHTIIFKGFESESSGKYVNDKLIIREMNLFFNWFESQKNNLHPLILASEAHLRITEIKPFENGNLQMANLALNWILIQHNYTYVTIDENQKSIEEYFSVLEESQIQNDKSIFINYIIRIEKENLKRAIQLIEK; encoded by the coding sequence ATGAAATCACTTTTAAAAAACGCTAGAGAACAGAAAGGTTTAAAAACTCGTGAGTTAGCTCAGCTTGCTGATATCGATCAGGCTTTGATCAGCAAATTTGAATCTGGAACTCGAAAACCAACAAAAGACCAAGTAACTAAATTATCTCAACTTTTAGAGATTGATTATGAAACTTTGATGGTAGCGTGGCTTAAAGAGAAAATTCTTTATGAAATTGGTAATGAAGAATTTGCATTGAAAGCCTTAATTTTAGCTGAACAAGAAATTCAAAATAATAAAAAAGAAATCAACTCAGCATTACTATCTTCAATTCAAAATATATTGGATGAAATTGAAATCTTAAAAAATAAAATTCATTCTTTTAATCATTTTGAGTACCGTCAAATTTCAAAAACTTTAGAAATAGAATTTATTTTTAAAAGTATTCACTTAAACAGGAATCCGCTAACATTGGAAGAAACTAAACTGGTCTTAAATGAAGGATTGACCATTTCTGGAAAAAGTATGCAAAATCATATTGAAGCTATCAATTTTCAAGAAGCAACATTATACATTAAAGATCTAACTCAAAAGAAAATAGCATTAAATGAAAAAGATTTTCTTTTGCTTCATACTATTATTTTTAAAGGATTCGAATCTGAAAGTTCTGGAAAATATGTAAATGACAAACTTATTATACGCGAAATGAATTTATTTTTTAATTGGTTCGAATCGCAAAAAAACAATCTTCATCCGCTAATTCTCGCATCTGAAGCTCATCTAAGAATAACTGAAATTAAGCCTTTTGAAAATGGAAATCTTCAAATGGCAAACCTAGCATTAAACTGGATTTTAATCCAACATAATTACACATATGTCACAATTGATGAAAATCAAAAGAGTATAGAGGAGTATTTTTCTGTTTTGGAAGAAAGTCAGATTCAGAATGATAAATCAATTTTTATTAATTATATAATTAGAATCGAAAAAGAAAATCTAAAAAGAGCAATACAATTAATCGAAAAATAA